The window CCGCGACCGCGGAGCCGTCATCAACGTGGCATCAACAGCGGCGTTTCAGCCTGTCCCCTACATGGCGGTCTACGGCGCGACCAAGGCTTTCGTGCTCTCGTTCACCGAGGCGCTCTGGGCCGAAACCCGCGGCACCGGCGTGCGCGTCACCGCCATCTGCCCAGGGTCCACCGAAACCAGCTTCTTCGACATCGCCGGTGAAAACGCCCAAGTCGGCCAACGCATTCCCCCGCAGCGCGTTGTGCACGCCGCCCTTCGCGCCGTGGACCGCCGAGCCAGCACCACGGTGACCGGCGGCGCGGGCAACTGGCTGCTGACCAACGCCCCACGGCTGGCACCGCGACAGTTCGTCGCACGCATGGCCGCGCGCACCATGCGTCCCGCAAAGTCGCGCGAACACGTATCGCAGAAGCGCGGCCAGCACACGGGCCTACAGGCCTCACCTGAGAACACAAAACAAGCCTTACGCGACTGACTTCCTACTGCAAGGCCTCAAGACGAGGGTCGCGGTGGAAGACCCCGACACCGGCGCGCTGATCTCTAATGCCCAGGTCGCCGAAACGCCCTACACCCTGACCGTGCGCGGCCATGGCCGCGTCACCGCCCGGCTGGTGGTGCGTCGGGTCAAAGATGCCCGCTACCCGGACGCGTTGTTCCCGGTGTGGCGGTATCACCCGTTTTTCACCAACTCCGACCTGCCCACCGCCGAGGCCGACAT is drawn from Candidatus Mycolicibacterium alkanivorans and contains these coding sequences:
- a CDS encoding SDR family NAD(P)-dependent oxidoreductase, with the protein product MNYKGQRALVTGASSGIGAVFARELARRGADLVLVARSADKLAALADELSASFGVAADVAVADLAAPSAADGLAADLRSRDLQIDILVNNAGFGLFAQLDQADAAVLADMIRVNVAALVDLTRLYLPGMLDRDRGAVINVASTAAFQPVPYMAVYGATKAFVLSFTEALWAETRGTGVRVTAICPGSTETSFFDIAGENAQVGQRIPPQRVVHAALRAVDRRASTTVTGGAGNWLLTNAPRLAPRQFVARMAARTMRPAKSREHVSQKRGQHTGLQASPENTKQALRD